GTCGACGACTGGTACGAGTTCCTGCCCTGCCGGGTGGAGGACGGTCCGCTCCACTCACAGCACGGCATGCAGTTCGAGCCCGCCGGCAGCCTCGCCGACCTCGCCCGAGCCCACACCGTTCTCATCCCCGGCTGGCGGGGCGCCGTCGAACGGCCGCCGGAGCCCTTCCTCGAAGCCATCCGCGACGCGCATGCGCAGGGAGTCCGCCTGGTCACCATCTGCACCGGCGTCTTCGTACCGGCTCATGCCGGCCTGCTCGACGGGCGCACCGCCACCACCCACTGGATGCACGTCGAAGCCCTGCGCACCGCCTTTCCGCGCATCGAGGTCCAGGACGATGCGCTGTATGTCAAGGACACCGCCGGCCCCGGCCCCATCTACACCTCCGCCGGCAGCGCCGCCGGCCTCGACCTGTGCTTCGCCCTGGTGCGGGAAGACTTCGGCCTCACCGTCTCCAACGCCATCGCTCGCCGCGTCGTCGCCCCGGTCCACCGCGACGGCGGCCAGTCGCAGTACGCCGACTGCCCGGCGGGCGTCTGCGGCGACCAGAGCTTCGGCCCGGTGCTCGACTGGATGATCGCCCACCTCGATCAAGACTTCGCGATGCACCAGATCGCCCGGCGCTTCGGCTACTCGCTCCGCACCTTCCAGCGACGCTTCAAAGAGATCACCTCCCTCTCCCCCCACCAGTGGCTCGTCCGCCAACGCCTCGGCCGCGCCCGCGAACTCCTCGAATCCTCCGACGAGAGCGTCGAACGCATCGCCACCGAATCCGGCCTCGGCTCCGCGGCCAACCTCAGGAAGCACCTGGCGCGGCATCTTGGGACGACGCCGCGGGCGTACCGGTCGGCCTTTCGGGCCGGGAACTAGATCGCCCAAAGAGTCAGAGTACGCACGCAGACGCAAGCCGCCGTTGTCGGTGCGATCGCCTCGCCGCGCGCGATTCCGATAAGCTTCCGAGGTGCAGCGGAGCATCCTCGAAACACTGACCAATCTCGCCGAAGCGAAGGTGCGATTTCTCGTGGTAGGCGGCGTGGCGGTGGTGATGCACGGCTACTTGCGCACCACTCTGGATCTGGACCTGGTAGTCCAGCTTGAAGAGAAGAATCTTCGACGTGCCTTGGAGGTCCTCAGCAACATGGGTATGCAGCCCCGGCCTCCCGTGCCGCTGCTGTCATTCGCTGACCCAACCCAACGCCGCCAGTGGGTGCACGAGAAGAACATGAAGGTCTTCTCTCTATGGCACCCCCAAAAGTCTGCACTCGAAGTAGATCTATTCGTCGAGGAACCGTTCGACTTCGACTCGGTCTACGCGCGTTCAGCTCCCGTACCGCTGGAAGCCGGCGGTACGCCGATTCGATTGATCGGCGTGCGCGACCTGATCGCCATGAAGCAGGCCGTCGGCCGGCACCGCGACCTCGACGACATCGAGGCCCTCGAAGCCTTGCAAGCAGAATCGAACGAGCCCGAACCA
This window of the Acidobacteriota bacterium genome carries:
- a CDS encoding helix-turn-helix domain-containing protein, which gives rise to MGPLIAAAIYDGLPGFEYSIAWEVLGRDRRDIVDDWYEFLPCRVEDGPLHSQHGMQFEPAGSLADLARAHTVLIPGWRGAVERPPEPFLEAIRDAHAQGVRLVTICTGVFVPAHAGLLDGRTATTHWMHVEALRTAFPRIEVQDDALYVKDTAGPGPIYTSAGSAAGLDLCFALVREDFGLTVSNAIARRVVAPVHRDGGQSQYADCPAGVCGDQSFGPVLDWMIAHLDQDFAMHQIARRFGYSLRTFQRRFKEITSLSPHQWLVRQRLGRARELLESSDESVERIATESGLGSAANLRKHLARHLGTTPRAYRSAFRAGN
- a CDS encoding DUF6036 family nucleotidyltransferase; this encodes MRFLVVGGVAVVMHGYLRTTLDLDLVVQLEEKNLRRALEVLSNMGMQPRPPVPLLSFADPTQRRQWVHEKNMKVFSLWHPQKSALEVDLFVEEPFDFDSVYARSAPVPLEAGGTPIRLIGVRDLIAMKQAVGRHRDLDDIEALEALQAESNEPEP